A region of the Polynucleobacter sp. MWH-Braz-FAM2G genome:
GGCACCACGTTCTTATCTTTGATAAAGGGATTAGCATCAATTTTTTTCTTGATGTTTTCCCACTCAAACTCTTCTTTAGGAATCGGCCCAATAATGCCCAAATGATTACGGGTAGGCATCAAGAAAATCGGGATCGCACCCATCATTGTGATTGAATGGATCACAGACTTATGGCAATTACGATCAACTAAAACAACGTCGCCAGGAGCAACTGTTGAGTGCCAAACAATTTTGTTAGAAGTTGACGTGCCATTAGTCACAAAGAACAAATGATCGGCATTAAAAATACGGGCAGCATTGCGCTCGCTTTGCAGTACTGGGCCAGTGTGATCTAAAAGTTGCCCTAATTCTTCAACGGCATTACAAACGTCGGCGCGTAGCATATTTTCACCAAAGAATTGATGAAACATGCGTCCAACTGGACTCTTTAAGAATGCAACACCACCAGAATGACCTGGGCAGTGCCAAGAATAAGAACCTTCGGAAGCGTAATTAGTTAAGGCGCGGAAAAATGGGGGTGCCAAAGAATCTAAATAGACCTTGGCTTCACGAATAATATGACGTGCAACAAATTCTGGCGTGTCTTCATTCATATGAATAAAGCCATGCAACTCACGCAAGATGTCATTAGGCATGTGTCGAGATGTACGTGTCTCGCCATATAGGAAGATCGGAATATCTTCATTGCGCTTGCGCACTTCTGTAATAAAAGCACGTAAATTGTTGAGCGCAGGCAAGTCGTGATCTTCAGAATCAGAATCAAATTCTTCATCATCAATTGACACAATAAAAGTTGAAGCGCGAGACGCCTGTTGCGCAAAGGAGGTAAGGTCACCGTAACTAGTTAAACCAATGACTTCCATGCCTTCATTCTCAATAGCCTCAGCGAGATCGCGAATTCCAGATCCTGAAATATTCTCGGAGCGGAAATCTTCATCAATGATGATGATTGGGAAACGAAATTTCATAACTACCCCTCTACTTACTTATCCGATGAATACGGAATCCACTTATCAAAATTGGTTAAATCAATCTCTCGATCACCGTCTGGTAACGCTGTGACTATATCGACGAAGGTCGCATTTTGCTGCACATCTTTTGGCAAATACACATGGCGGGCATATACCTGATTTGCCAAACTCTCATGATAGCCAGTAAAAGTAATGAGCAAATGCCATTGACGTTCAATAGCGGACCGACCCAAATACTCTCGTAAGGCGCTATTCTCGTCAATGCTATGCATCGCAGTCCATGTCAAAGAAAACACAGGACTCTCAGAGCGATGTAAAGCCAATTCAACGGAGCGACGATAGCGTTCACCTTCTGAAGTCATGCTTTCAGCAATCAACCATAGACGCAACTGCGCCTCAACAATATGTGAACTTCGATCATTTGCTACACGAAACTTAAATGTCTGTACACCATCATGACTTCCCACAACAGCCACTTTGGAGAAGCGTATACCTGCTGTCGGACGTGTAAAGCGCGCAAAGGCTAAACCGGTAGTCAACGCAGAATAAACAATACCAAAGAACGCTTCGAAGGTCACAATCGCATTAGCCCAATGGCCAATTGGAGTCATGCGCCCATATCCAATTGTCGCCATTGTTTGGACGCTAAAGAAAAAGACGTCCAATAAAGAACCTGGCTGAGCGTGTGTAATGGCACCATCTCCACAAGCCAAATAGGCAACTGCAAATAAGAGATTAGTACTGAGATAAACAAATACTACTAGCAATAAAAAGCTAGTCCAACTAGTGCCTAAAAGCCAATGGTAAAAATTATTCTCGGGACGCGCTACTTCTGAGCGCGAAAGGGTAGCGCGATATTCATCTAAGTTAATCCGCGCTGGACGACGACTGAAATGGAATTTACGCACTGCCGTAATGGCTTAGGTCTTAGGCAGGGTAACGCCCCGCTGACCTTGATACTTACCACCTCGATCTTTGTATGATGTGCCACAAACTTCATCACTCTCAAAGAAGAGAACTTGCGCACAACCTTCACCAGCATAAATCTTGGCAGGTAGTGGAGTTGTGTTTGAAAACTCCAAAGTGACATAACCCTCCCACTCTGGCTCAAATGGAGTGACATTCACAATAATTCCACAACGGGCATAAGTGCTCTTACCAACGCAGACCGTTAACACGCTACGCGGGATCTTGAAGTACTCAACAGTTCGTGCCAAAGCAAATGAATTTGGAGGAATGATACAAACATCACCCTTGAAATCTACAA
Encoded here:
- a CDS encoding ion channel, translating into MRKFHFSRRPARINLDEYRATLSRSEVARPENNFYHWLLGTSWTSFLLLVVFVYLSTNLLFAVAYLACGDGAITHAQPGSLLDVFFFSVQTMATIGYGRMTPIGHWANAIVTFEAFFGIVYSALTTGLAFARFTRPTAGIRFSKVAVVGSHDGVQTFKFRVANDRSSHIVEAQLRLWLIAESMTSEGERYRRSVELALHRSESPVFSLTWTAMHSIDENSALREYLGRSAIERQWHLLITFTGYHESLANQVYARHVYLPKDVQQNATFVDIVTALPDGDREIDLTNFDKWIPYSSDK
- the dcd gene encoding dCTP deaminase, with translation MTIKSDHWIRRMGEQGMISPFEPGQIRQDAAGNKIVSYGTSSYGYDIRCADEFKIFTNINSTIVDPKNFDEQSFVDFKGDVCIIPPNSFALARTVEYFKIPRSVLTVCVGKSTYARCGIIVNVTPFEPEWEGYVTLEFSNTTPLPAKIYAGEGCAQVLFFESDEVCGTSYKDRGGKYQGQRGVTLPKT